In a single window of the Pirellulales bacterium genome:
- a CDS encoding alginate lyase family protein: MNRFAKMYWMVRAVGWENVPRRAWHIAKGRLGLDRSDRLKHELADGHLERAFTEDYAPGEALTHWRRRAERFFTGPAQLDRIRPVLREVADDARWHEQVGSLVEALPTGRMLLFHHHLANVGWPVDFHRDPLHDVSWPAGQSRRSYRQFDPRFKDLKCLWEASRFQVGFLLARDAARDPASPAGELFWQLVDAWDRQNPFGASAQWVCGQEATFRLMSWLFVACAFVGEHDARPERYHRLTELAYLTGRLIEDNIVYARSQKNNHAISEAAGLWTLGLLFPELRRAEGWRAWGRRVICEEVARQIQPDGSYVQHSLNYHRVMLDDMLWAMQLGALHGDPIAEVHGPIGKALAWLLAMIEPTTGGVPNYGPNDGALILPLSTCDYTDFRPVAQAAHYVLHGTRAFPPGPWDEEMLWLCGAGSRAAPIEPAGHSAPGKRRAPQFQAPQGGYYTTTGPNSWLFTRIHSYHDRPTQADMLHVDLWYRGVNLLRDGGSFQYYCEQPWQHFFESTAGHNTVEVDELDQMERGPSFLWFRWTEARCLADAFSLDGQASFIAGEHYGYRRLPGRVVHRRSIFRAVDTYVIIDDLLGSGSHQVALRWRLAPLAWREEGHAWCASVEGQELSLNTTCPDGFTTEMCRGVEGTRPEGWESLYYAERVPVPTLVTRGTATLPARLVTVVGPADAGIRLAKGAALNANGKLRLAGVATRELATFAARYGMEAVPED, translated from the coding sequence ATGAATCGATTCGCCAAGATGTACTGGATGGTCCGCGCTGTCGGCTGGGAGAATGTCCCGCGCCGCGCTTGGCACATCGCCAAGGGACGCCTCGGGCTCGACCGTAGCGATCGCCTGAAGCACGAGCTTGCGGACGGCCATCTTGAACGCGCCTTCACCGAGGACTATGCGCCTGGCGAAGCTCTGACTCATTGGCGCCGTCGCGCCGAGCGGTTCTTCACCGGCCCCGCCCAGTTGGATCGCATACGCCCCGTGCTGCGCGAGGTCGCGGACGATGCCCGCTGGCACGAGCAGGTTGGTTCGCTGGTCGAGGCGCTGCCGACGGGCCGGATGCTGCTCTTTCACCATCATCTCGCCAACGTCGGCTGGCCCGTCGACTTTCATCGCGATCCGTTGCACGACGTGTCCTGGCCGGCCGGCCAATCGCGGCGCAGCTATCGACAGTTCGATCCGCGCTTCAAAGACCTGAAATGCCTGTGGGAGGCGTCGCGCTTCCAGGTTGGTTTCCTGTTGGCGCGCGATGCGGCACGCGATCCGGCCTCACCTGCCGGCGAGTTGTTCTGGCAGTTGGTCGACGCCTGGGATCGGCAAAACCCGTTCGGCGCGAGCGCTCAGTGGGTATGCGGGCAGGAGGCGACGTTTCGCCTGATGTCCTGGCTATTCGTGGCATGCGCGTTTGTCGGGGAGCATGACGCGCGGCCCGAACGATACCACCGCCTCACCGAGCTGGCTTATCTCACCGGCCGGTTGATCGAAGACAACATCGTTTACGCCCGCAGTCAAAAGAACAACCACGCCATCAGCGAGGCGGCAGGGCTGTGGACGCTCGGCCTGCTCTTTCCGGAGTTGCGTCGTGCCGAGGGCTGGCGCGCCTGGGGGCGCCGCGTCATTTGCGAGGAAGTCGCGCGGCAAATCCAGCCCGACGGCTCCTACGTGCAGCACAGCCTGAACTATCATCGGGTCATGCTCGACGACATGCTGTGGGCTATGCAACTGGGGGCGCTGCACGGCGACCCGATTGCCGAAGTCCACGGGCCCATCGGCAAAGCGCTTGCCTGGCTGTTGGCCATGATCGAGCCGACGACCGGCGGAGTACCCAACTACGGACCGAACGATGGGGCTCTGATCTTGCCCCTATCGACGTGCGACTACACCGACTTTCGTCCCGTGGCGCAAGCCGCGCACTACGTGCTGCACGGCACGCGGGCCTTTCCGCCCGGGCCCTGGGATGAAGAGATGCTGTGGCTATGCGGCGCCGGCTCGAGGGCCGCGCCGATCGAACCGGCGGGCCATTCCGCGCCTGGAAAGCGCCGCGCACCGCAGTTCCAGGCGCCGCAGGGAGGGTATTACACGACGACCGGTCCTAACTCTTGGTTGTTTACGCGCATCCACTCCTACCACGATCGGCCCACCCAGGCCGACATGTTGCACGTTGATCTCTGGTACCGCGGCGTGAACCTGTTGCGCGACGGCGGTAGCTTTCAATATTACTGCGAGCAGCCGTGGCAGCATTTCTTCGAATCGACCGCCGGACATAACACGGTCGAAGTCGACGAACTGGATCAAATGGAACGCGGCCCGAGCTTCCTGTGGTTCCGCTGGACCGAGGCTCGCTGCCTGGCGGATGCGTTTTCGCTGGACGGGCAGGCGAGCTTCATTGCCGGTGAGCACTACGGCTATCGGCGGCTACCGGGGCGCGTCGTGCATCGCCGCTCGATTTTCCGAGCCGTCGACACCTACGTCATCATCGACGATCTGCTCGGTTCCGGGTCTCACCAGGTGGCGCTGCGCTGGCGATTGGCGCCGCTTGCCTGGCGCGAAGAAGGGCATGCCTGGTGCGCGAGCGTGGAAGGACAAGAGCTGTCGCTCAACACGACGTGTCCTGACGGCTTTACAACCGAAATGTGCCGGGGCGTGGAGGGCACGCGGCCCGAGGGCTGGGAATCGCTGTATTACGCCGAACGCGTTCCAGTGCCCACGTTGGTTACGCGAGGGACGGCCACGCTGCCGGCGCGCCTGGTGACGGTCGTCGGGCCCGCCGATGCCGGCATCCGGCTGGCGAAGGGAGCGGCGCTGAACGCAAACGGCAAGTTGCGGCTCGCGGGGGTGGCTACGCGAGAGTTAGCGACCTTCGCGGCTCGCTACGGCATGGAAGCCGTGCCAGAAGACTGA
- a CDS encoding bi-domain-containing oxidoreductase, which yields MKQVVQNFGSGVLELLDVPCPAAGRGQLLIQTRASLISAGTERALVEFGRAGLLSKARQSPERVKQVWDKIRAEGLMPTMEAVFAKLDEPMPLGYSNAGVVVEVGPGITQFAAGDRVASNGGHAEMVSRPVNLCAKIPAGVSDEAASFAVLGSIGLQGIRLLRPELGETVAVFGLGLIGLLTVQMLTGSGARVLGIDPDPSRREMAREFGATPIDTAGDVVAAALAQTAGRGVDGVLVTASARDDDILSQAARMSRKRGRIVLVGVVNMELNRAEFYEKELSFQVSCSYGPGRYDTQYEDQGVDYPFAFVRWTEQRNIEAVLGMMEAGRLDVSSLITKHIPHANAATAYELLSSDRSQLGIVLDYPSGEPLTERVVRSAATAAPSTATSQVTVGVIGAGAFTKRVVLPALAKTGARLATIASAGGVTAAHAARKFNFASSTTDYRTILADKSINCVFITARHNSHASMVVEALAAGKHVFVEKPLAITRGELHRVQEAYAASRGLQLMVGFNRRFSPHAVKMRQLLSTRSQPAVFNMLVNAGEIPRSHWTQDPLVGGGRIIGEGCHWIDLLSFLAGSPVVAVQANMLGGVGGAPDANDIMTISMSLADGSIANLHYLANGHRAFPKEMLTVFCQGRVLEMDNFRRLSGLGWPGFKKFNLFRQDKGHQAEIAAFIDRVAEGGPPLIPPAELWNVTEASFAAEEAAADHSRVVLCSS from the coding sequence GTGAAGCAAGTCGTACAGAACTTCGGCTCCGGCGTGCTCGAGCTGCTCGACGTCCCCTGCCCTGCGGCGGGTCGCGGGCAGCTCTTGATCCAGACGCGCGCCAGCCTGATCTCGGCCGGCACCGAACGGGCCTTGGTCGAGTTCGGCCGGGCCGGGCTGCTTTCCAAGGCCCGGCAAAGCCCCGAACGCGTCAAGCAGGTATGGGATAAGATCCGCGCCGAAGGCCTGATGCCGACCATGGAAGCCGTCTTTGCCAAGCTCGACGAACCCATGCCGCTGGGCTATTCCAACGCCGGCGTCGTGGTCGAGGTCGGTCCCGGTATCACGCAGTTTGCCGCCGGCGACCGCGTGGCCAGCAACGGTGGGCATGCCGAGATGGTCAGCCGTCCGGTCAACCTCTGCGCCAAAATACCGGCCGGCGTCAGCGACGAAGCGGCCAGCTTCGCCGTGCTGGGCTCGATTGGGCTGCAAGGCATCCGCCTGTTGCGCCCCGAGCTGGGCGAAACCGTGGCCGTCTTCGGCCTCGGGCTGATCGGTCTGTTGACCGTGCAGATGCTGACCGGCAGCGGCGCTCGGGTGCTGGGCATCGATCCCGATCCCAGTCGCCGCGAAATGGCCCGCGAATTCGGCGCTACTCCGATCGATACCGCCGGTGACGTCGTCGCGGCGGCGCTCGCACAGACCGCGGGGCGCGGCGTGGATGGCGTGCTTGTGACCGCTTCGGCCCGCGACGACGATATTCTCAGCCAGGCGGCGCGCATGTCGCGCAAGCGTGGCCGAATCGTGCTGGTCGGCGTCGTGAACATGGAGCTCAACCGGGCCGAGTTCTACGAGAAGGAGCTGTCGTTCCAGGTCTCCTGCTCGTACGGCCCTGGCCGCTACGACACGCAGTACGAGGACCAGGGCGTCGATTATCCGTTCGCCTTCGTTCGCTGGACCGAGCAGCGCAACATCGAGGCCGTACTGGGCATGATGGAAGCCGGACGCCTGGACGTCAGCTCGCTCATCACGAAGCACATTCCGCACGCAAACGCGGCGACGGCCTACGAACTGCTTTCCAGCGATCGAAGTCAGTTGGGCATCGTCCTCGATTACCCAAGCGGCGAACCGTTGACCGAGCGCGTCGTTCGCTCGGCGGCAACGGCCGCTCCCTCGACTGCCACGAGCCAGGTCACGGTGGGCGTCATCGGCGCCGGAGCATTCACAAAGCGCGTGGTGCTGCCGGCACTAGCCAAAACCGGGGCCCGGCTGGCAACGATTGCCAGCGCCGGCGGCGTGACCGCGGCACATGCGGCGCGGAAGTTTAATTTCGCGTCGAGCACGACGGACTATCGCACGATCCTGGCCGACAAGAGCATCAATTGCGTGTTCATCACGGCGCGACACAACTCGCACGCGTCGATGGTTGTCGAAGCTCTGGCCGCCGGAAAGCACGTCTTCGTGGAAAAGCCTTTGGCGATCACGCGCGGCGAATTGCACCGCGTGCAAGAGGCATACGCCGCCAGCCGCGGCTTGCAACTCATGGTCGGTTTCAACCGCCGTTTTTCGCCGCATGCGGTGAAGATGCGGCAACTGCTCTCCACGCGCTCGCAGCCGGCCGTTTTCAACATGCTCGTCAACGCCGGCGAGATTCCCCGCAGCCACTGGACGCAGGATCCACTCGTCGGCGGCGGTCGCATCATCGGCGAAGGATGCCACTGGATCGACTTGTTGAGCTTCCTGGCCGGCTCGCCCGTCGTGGCCGTGCAGGCGAACATGCTCGGCGGGGTCGGTGGCGCGCCGGACGCGAACGATATTATGACCATCAGCATGTCGCTCGCGGATGGCTCGATCGCCAACCTGCACTACCTGGCCAACGGGCACCGGGCGTTCCCCAAGGAGATGCTCACCGTCTTCTGCCAGGGGCGCGTGCTCGAAATGGACAACTTCCGCCGCCTGAGCGGTCTCGGCTGGCCGGGGTTCAAGAAGTTCAATCTGTTCCGCCAGGATAAGGGGCATCAGGCCGAAATCGCGGCCTTCATCGATCGGGTCGCCGAGGGCGGCCCGCCCCTGATTCCACCGGCCGAGTTGTGGAACGTCACCGAAGCCTCGTTCGCCGCCGAGGAAGCCGCGGCCGACCATTCGCGCGTCGTATTATGTTCGTCCTGA
- a CDS encoding acetyltransferase → MEKKRLFIAGAGGFGREVATWARDFCAAEKDWELVGFLDDNPTALGDFPSDLQVVGNVESHNFTSSDRVFVAICEPRVKMQIVEKLQGRAQFATIIHPTAIVGSHCKIGVGSILCPGVVLTTNVSIGDHVHLNLQVTVGHDSIVGSYSTLNSHSDITGAVIVEEAVFMGSHAVVLPRGHVGAYSRIGAGSVVLRHVAAGDTVLGVPAHRV, encoded by the coding sequence ATGGAAAAAAAGCGATTGTTCATCGCCGGGGCGGGAGGATTTGGCCGCGAGGTGGCCACCTGGGCGCGCGACTTCTGCGCCGCGGAAAAGGACTGGGAACTCGTCGGCTTTCTCGACGACAATCCCACGGCGCTGGGTGATTTCCCCAGTGATTTGCAGGTCGTCGGCAACGTCGAATCGCACAACTTCACGTCCTCAGACCGAGTATTCGTCGCCATTTGCGAGCCACGGGTGAAGATGCAGATCGTGGAAAAACTGCAAGGCCGCGCCCAGTTCGCTACGATCATTCACCCCACGGCCATCGTCGGCTCACACTGCAAGATCGGCGTCGGTTCCATCCTCTGCCCAGGGGTCGTACTCACGACGAATGTTTCGATCGGCGATCATGTACACCTGAATCTGCAGGTCACCGTCGGGCACGATTCGATCGTCGGCTCCTATTCCACGCTCAATAGCCATTCCGACATCACCGGGGCCGTGATCGTCGAAGAAGCCGTGTTCATGGGCTCGCATGCCGTCGTACTGCCCCGCGGCCATGTTGGGGCCTATTCCCGCATTGGCGCAGGCAGCGTGGTGCTGCGCCATGTCGCCGCCGGCGACACCGTGTTGGGCGTACCCGCCCATAGGGTTTAG
- the wecB gene encoding UDP-N-acetylglucosamine 2-epimerase (non-hydrolyzing) has protein sequence MSPPATPCWAYPPIGFSVRPLRPLLIFGTRPEAIKMAPVVHECQRRSAEVAPIVCLTGQHREMLAQVTDYFGLHADLDLALMQPNQTLAELTSRCFLGIDKALDRFSPDCVVAQGDTTTVMVAALAAFYRRVPFVHVEAGLRTGNLQAPWPEEMNRRVASVVTAVHCAPTEQSAQNLRAEHVPEKSIFVTGNTVIDALLWAVERERAGDARWRDKYAQLGQGRLVLITGHRRENFGQGFQDICQAIATLAERFSDVQFLYPVHLNPNVQAPVRQLLGDKPNVHLTEPAPYPEFVWLMDRSTVILTDSGGVQEEAPSLRKPILVMRETTERPEALDAGAVELVGTSVERIVASVSRLLTDPTEYARRQLDKNPYGDGQAARRIVDIMLQQGWNS, from the coding sequence ATGTCGCCGCCGGCGACACCGTGTTGGGCGTACCCGCCCATAGGGTTTAGCGTGCGCCCACTTCGTCCGCTCCTGATATTCGGCACACGACCCGAAGCCATCAAAATGGCGCCGGTCGTTCACGAGTGCCAGCGCCGAAGCGCCGAGGTCGCGCCGATCGTATGCCTCACCGGTCAACACCGCGAGATGCTCGCACAGGTGACCGACTATTTTGGCCTGCACGCGGACCTCGACCTGGCGTTGATGCAACCGAATCAAACGCTGGCCGAGCTGACGTCGCGCTGTTTTCTAGGCATCGATAAGGCGCTCGATCGGTTTTCGCCCGACTGCGTCGTCGCGCAGGGCGACACCACGACCGTTATGGTCGCGGCGCTAGCGGCCTTTTACCGGCGGGTTCCTTTCGTCCACGTCGAGGCAGGCCTGCGAACCGGCAATCTGCAGGCCCCCTGGCCCGAGGAAATGAACCGCCGCGTGGCGAGTGTCGTCACGGCAGTACACTGTGCCCCGACAGAACAGTCCGCTCAAAACCTGCGCGCTGAGCACGTCCCTGAGAAAAGCATCTTCGTCACCGGCAATACCGTCATCGACGCACTGCTGTGGGCCGTCGAACGCGAGCGGGCCGGCGATGCCCGCTGGCGCGACAAGTACGCGCAGCTGGGCCAGGGGCGATTGGTGCTCATCACAGGCCATCGTCGCGAGAATTTCGGCCAGGGCTTTCAGGACATTTGCCAGGCGATCGCCACGCTGGCCGAGCGTTTTTCGGACGTGCAGTTCCTCTATCCGGTACATTTGAATCCCAACGTCCAGGCCCCCGTCCGCCAACTTCTGGGGGACAAGCCCAACGTACACTTGACCGAGCCGGCGCCTTATCCTGAATTCGTGTGGCTGATGGATCGTAGCACGGTCATCCTCACCGATTCGGGAGGGGTGCAAGAGGAGGCGCCGTCGCTGCGAAAGCCGATCCTGGTGATGCGCGAAACGACCGAGCGTCCGGAGGCGTTGGATGCCGGCGCCGTGGAACTGGTGGGCACCAGCGTCGAGCGGATCGTGGCGTCGGTCAGCCGTCTGCTTACCGATCCGACTGAATACGCGCGGCGTCAGCTCGACAAGAATCCGTACGGCGACGGCCAGGCAGCCCGCCGCATCGTAGATATTATGCTCCAGCAAGGTTGGAATTCATGA
- the wecC gene encoding UDP-N-acetyl-D-mannosamine dehydrogenase, with amino-acid sequence MSVEENRPVGGGRKFAPGQSKVCVMGLGYIGLPTASILANKGYDVFGVDVRPDVVDTINRGQIHIEEPDLDILVRSAVNSGQLKAGLEPQPADIFFICVPTPINPDHSPDLSFVEQASRAIRPHVRQGNLIILESTSPPLTTDDIVLRHAVPDGMVPGRDIFVAHCPERVLPGRILLEAVQNDRVVGGITPTCARITKEFYQTFVNGEIFATSAKTAEVTKLVENAYRDVNIAFANELSILADHLEIDPWELISLANRHPRVNILNPGPGVGGHCISVDPWFLVHTAPQFTPLIRTAREVNDAKPHHVVEHVARLARQFHAPKIGCLGLTYKSDVDDLRESPSLEIVRDLRKLNLGEVLACDPYVSPKRFTEFPLHALSDVVQQSQVLVLLTDHRQFRDIPKKVLQEKVVVDTRGVWR; translated from the coding sequence ATGAGTGTAGAAGAGAACCGTCCGGTCGGTGGCGGCCGGAAGTTCGCCCCAGGCCAATCGAAAGTCTGCGTCATGGGATTGGGCTACATCGGCCTGCCCACGGCCAGCATTCTGGCCAACAAGGGCTACGACGTCTTTGGCGTGGACGTGCGCCCCGATGTTGTCGACACGATCAATCGTGGCCAGATCCATATCGAAGAACCTGACCTCGACATTCTCGTGCGCTCGGCCGTCAACAGCGGCCAATTGAAGGCCGGGCTCGAACCGCAACCGGCAGATATCTTCTTCATCTGCGTTCCCACGCCGATCAATCCCGATCATTCGCCGGACCTGAGCTTTGTCGAGCAGGCCTCGCGCGCGATTCGGCCGCACGTCCGGCAGGGCAACTTGATCATTCTCGAATCGACCAGCCCTCCGCTTACGACCGACGACATCGTGCTGCGTCACGCCGTTCCTGACGGAATGGTGCCCGGTCGCGATATCTTCGTCGCTCATTGCCCGGAGCGCGTCTTGCCGGGCCGGATTTTGCTCGAAGCGGTGCAAAACGACCGTGTCGTGGGCGGCATAACGCCGACCTGCGCTCGCATCACGAAGGAGTTCTACCAGACGTTCGTCAACGGCGAGATCTTCGCCACCAGCGCCAAGACCGCCGAGGTCACGAAGCTCGTCGAGAACGCCTATCGCGACGTGAACATCGCGTTCGCCAACGAACTGTCGATCCTGGCCGATCACCTGGAAATCGACCCCTGGGAGTTGATCTCGCTGGCCAACCGCCACCCGCGCGTCAACATTCTCAATCCGGGTCCCGGCGTGGGCGGACACTGCATCAGCGTCGATCCGTGGTTCCTCGTACACACGGCGCCGCAATTTACGCCTTTGATCCGCACGGCCCGCGAAGTCAATGACGCCAAGCCACATCACGTGGTTGAGCACGTGGCCCGCCTGGCGCGCCAGTTCCACGCGCCGAAGATCGGCTGTCTCGGCCTGACCTACAAATCCGACGTGGATGACCTGCGCGAAAGCCCCTCGCTGGAAATCGTGCGCGACTTGCGAAAGCTGAACCTGGGCGAGGTGCTGGCCTGTGATCCTTACGTGTCGCCCAAGCGCTTTACGGAATTCCCGCTGCACGCGCTCTCTGACGTCGTGCAACAGAGCCAGGTGCTCGTGTTGCTTACCGATCACCGGCAGTTCCGCGACATTCCCAAAAAGGTTTTGCAGGAAAAAGTCGTCGTCGACACGCGTGGCGTCTGGCGGTAA